A stretch of the Pirellulales bacterium genome encodes the following:
- the priA gene encoding primosomal protein N' gives MKQQQHALFEAEPDPWRLDDDPIVVADVVFAAGPTGTYTYRVPERLLKSAEPGRRVRAPFGRGNRLVTGYCVEVAARAIDRRRLKDISGVVDDQALLSPAMLRLTRWIAEHYLCEWGQALEAVLPAGVRGKAGTRVATFLEISDQGRAALATEKLPKKQKQALAVLADEARALAPNELASLAGCTLAPIAALRSRHYIRTVHKRVKTGELRKRPTEKPEKLHLNVDQQAALDLIVASIHARRHEVILLHGVTGSGKTEVYIRAIEEAVAFGRTAIVLVPEISLTPQTVARFRTRFPGVAVLHSHQTDAERHWHWEEIAAERVQVVVGPRSAIFAPIPHLGLIVLDEEHESSFKQETTPRYHARDVALRRAADENIPLVLGSATPSLESWHRAREGAYRLVEMPRRVFDRPMPDVVTIDMLSAQQGRPRRSALSAPLTKAMEQALDTGGQVILLLNRRGFATHIQCPSCALVVRCPRCDIALIHHRQQEIALCHYCDYQIPPPTECPECRFAGIAYGGIGTERLEAEVRTRFANYSCLRMDTDAMRGPGAHERALDKFRHGEVQILLGTQMIAKGLDFPNVTLVGVVNADIALHLPDFRASERTFQILSQVAGRTGRGEKGGRVLVQTLNPHHPSIEAAARHDFQGFATVELEGRRALGYPPFGELIRVIVRGEQQPQVESFAEHLVSELTGALSGEAPPWRVLGPALAPIAKLRGEYRYHLQLQGHDGDALRRAVRKVTAAAQPPEGILWAVDVDPTSML, from the coding sequence ATGAAACAACAGCAGCACGCACTGTTCGAGGCCGAGCCTGACCCCTGGCGGCTTGACGACGACCCCATAGTGGTGGCCGATGTCGTCTTCGCTGCCGGGCCAACTGGGACGTATACCTACCGCGTGCCCGAGCGGTTGTTGAAATCGGCGGAACCGGGTCGGCGGGTGCGGGCTCCGTTTGGCCGAGGCAATCGGTTGGTGACTGGCTACTGCGTTGAGGTGGCGGCGCGGGCGATCGACCGGCGGCGGCTGAAAGACATCAGCGGCGTCGTCGACGATCAGGCGCTGCTGTCGCCAGCGATGTTGCGGCTGACTCGGTGGATCGCCGAACACTACCTTTGCGAATGGGGGCAGGCGCTAGAGGCGGTCTTGCCGGCGGGCGTGCGTGGCAAGGCAGGCACGCGCGTGGCGACCTTTCTGGAAATCTCCGATCAAGGTCGCGCCGCGCTGGCAACCGAAAAGCTGCCCAAGAAGCAGAAACAGGCCCTTGCCGTTCTGGCTGACGAAGCCCGGGCGCTTGCGCCCAACGAGTTGGCGTCGCTTGCCGGGTGTACTTTGGCGCCGATCGCGGCGTTGCGGTCGCGGCACTACATACGCACGGTACACAAGCGAGTGAAGACCGGGGAGTTGCGAAAACGCCCCACCGAGAAACCTGAAAAGCTGCATCTGAACGTCGACCAGCAGGCGGCGCTCGATTTGATCGTGGCGTCCATCCACGCGCGGCGACACGAGGTGATCTTGCTGCACGGCGTGACCGGCAGCGGCAAGACCGAGGTGTACATTCGCGCCATTGAGGAGGCGGTGGCATTCGGCCGCACGGCGATCGTGCTGGTGCCCGAAATCAGCCTGACGCCGCAAACCGTGGCGCGGTTTCGCACGCGGTTTCCGGGCGTGGCGGTCTTGCACAGCCATCAGACCGACGCCGAACGTCATTGGCATTGGGAAGAAATCGCCGCCGAACGCGTGCAGGTCGTGGTGGGTCCGCGCAGCGCGATCTTTGCGCCGATACCGCACCTGGGATTGATCGTGCTCGACGAAGAGCATGAATCGTCGTTCAAGCAAGAAACGACGCCCCGCTATCACGCCCGCGACGTGGCGCTGCGCCGCGCGGCGGACGAGAACATTCCGCTCGTGTTGGGCTCGGCGACGCCGTCGCTCGAAAGCTGGCATCGAGCGCGCGAGGGAGCGTATCGGCTAGTGGAGATGCCGCGCCGCGTGTTCGATCGGCCGATGCCCGACGTGGTGACGATCGACATGCTCAGCGCTCAACAAGGTCGTCCGCGCCGCAGCGCCTTGAGCGCCCCGCTCACCAAGGCCATGGAGCAGGCGCTCGACACCGGCGGCCAGGTGATCTTGTTGCTCAATCGACGCGGCTTTGCAACGCACATTCAATGCCCATCCTGCGCGCTGGTGGTGCGCTGCCCGCGCTGCGACATCGCGCTGATCCATCATCGGCAGCAAGAGATCGCCCTGTGCCACTACTGCGACTACCAGATTCCGCCGCCGACCGAATGCCCCGAGTGCCGGTTTGCGGGGATCGCGTATGGCGGCATCGGCACCGAGCGGTTGGAGGCCGAGGTGCGCACGCGCTTTGCCAACTATTCGTGCTTGCGGATGGACACCGATGCAATGCGCGGCCCCGGCGCGCACGAGCGGGCGCTGGACAAGTTCCGGCATGGCGAGGTGCAAATCCTGCTCGGCACGCAGATGATCGCCAAAGGACTCGACTTCCCGAATGTCACACTGGTCGGCGTGGTGAACGCCGACATCGCGCTGCACTTGCCCGACTTTCGCGCCTCGGAGCGGACCTTTCAGATTTTGTCGCAGGTGGCGGGGCGCACCGGGCGCGGTGAGAAAGGGGGGCGCGTGCTGGTGCAGACGCTCAATCCGCATCATCCATCGATCGAAGCGGCGGCGCGACACGATTTTCAAGGCTTTGCGACCGTCGAACTGGAAGGGCGCCGCGCGCTGGGGTACCCCCCGTTTGGCGAACTGATCCGGGTGATTGTGCGCGGTGAGCAGCAACCGCAAGTCGAGAGCTTTGCCGAGCACCTGGTCAGCGAGTTGACCGGCGCGCTCTCGGGGGAGGCGCCGCCGTGGCGCGTGCTGGGCCCCGCCTTGGCGCCGATCGCCAAGCTACGCGGCGAGTATCGCTACCATCTGCAACTGCAAGGCCACGATGGCGACGCGCTGCGCCGGGCCGTGCGGAAGGTCACAGCCGCCGCGCAGCCACCCGAGGGCATCTTGTGGGCGGTCGACGTCGACCCAACAAGCATGCTGTAG
- a CDS encoding HAMP domain-containing histidine kinase, with product MSYRSFKRVLGETSLERKCRFLFGACLLLLITASFWWYGEQTEKLIYKRNRTTGRVLVEAIMGLRHMEKLETREEFKEMVQSASESLRNQEYTWNSLRPEANRAPRDAIERAVLQRFKSGRAEEHDDGSGVEWTERHLPKHAVYEYYQAVRARGAVCVSCHQGVDRNPDLAENDLIAVIKVTIPDAPTQADLNYNKAVLLSTAIITVFLAMIAAYIIVRYVIVKPLKHLRDVSDAISHGDIQQRAEIRTGDEFEELGLAFNRMLRHLVAAQDDLLEANTSLDTKVDELAQLNMRLMEMNQLKSQFLTTMSHELRTPLNSIIGFSDVLSSIKSLDEKQQRYVLNIQKSGKMLLDMINDILDLAKIESGKMDVRLAAFRIEHVIGAQCDMAKPLAEKKNIDLETVIAPRLPELYQDQGKVQQILNNLLSNAIKFTPEGGRIVISARQNASGELELVVSDTGVGIAPEDQTQIFEKFRQGETVVPSGDPLTREYSGTGLGLSIVRELCRLLGGDVTLQSEVGRGSTFTVRLPFVLARSPRLQLATPKEELVRAFEYERTQLAET from the coding sequence ATGTCGTATCGCTCCTTCAAGCGCGTTCTCGGCGAAACGAGCCTCGAGCGCAAGTGCCGCTTCTTGTTCGGCGCTTGCCTCTTGTTGCTCATCACGGCCAGCTTTTGGTGGTACGGCGAGCAAACGGAAAAGCTGATCTACAAGCGCAACCGCACCACGGGGCGCGTGCTGGTGGAGGCGATCATGGGCCTCCGTCACATGGAGAAGCTGGAAACGCGCGAAGAATTCAAAGAAATGGTGCAGAGCGCAAGCGAGAGCCTGCGCAATCAGGAATACACTTGGAATTCGCTGCGCCCCGAGGCCAATCGCGCCCCACGCGACGCCATCGAGCGCGCCGTGCTGCAACGGTTCAAGAGCGGCCGCGCCGAGGAGCACGACGATGGCAGCGGCGTGGAGTGGACCGAGCGACACCTGCCTAAGCACGCGGTGTACGAATACTACCAGGCGGTGCGGGCCCGCGGCGCGGTGTGCGTCAGTTGCCACCAAGGGGTCGACCGCAATCCCGACTTGGCCGAGAACGATTTGATCGCGGTGATCAAGGTCACCATCCCCGACGCGCCGACGCAGGCCGATCTGAACTACAACAAGGCGGTGCTGCTCTCAACGGCGATCATCACCGTGTTTCTGGCGATGATCGCGGCCTACATCATTGTGCGCTATGTGATCGTCAAGCCGCTCAAGCACTTGCGCGACGTGAGCGACGCCATTAGCCACGGCGACATTCAGCAGCGGGCGGAGATTCGCACCGGCGACGAGTTCGAGGAATTGGGCCTGGCGTTCAATCGCATGTTGCGGCATTTGGTCGCCGCGCAAGACGACCTGCTCGAAGCGAACACCTCGCTTGACACCAAGGTCGACGAATTGGCCCAGCTCAACATGCGGCTGATGGAAATGAATCAGCTCAAGAGCCAATTTCTCACCACCATGAGCCACGAACTGCGCACCCCGCTCAACAGCATTATCGGCTTCAGCGACGTGCTCAGCTCGATCAAGTCGCTCGACGAAAAGCAGCAGCGCTACGTGCTGAACATTCAAAAGAGCGGCAAGATGCTGCTCGACATGATTAACGACATCCTCGATCTGGCGAAGATCGAGAGCGGCAAAATGGATGTGCGGCTGGCGGCGTTTCGCATCGAGCACGTGATCGGGGCCCAGTGCGACATGGCCAAGCCGCTCGCGGAAAAGAAGAACATCGACCTGGAAACCGTCATCGCGCCGCGGTTGCCAGAGCTATATCAGGATCAGGGCAAGGTGCAGCAGATCCTGAACAACCTGCTCTCCAACGCGATCAAGTTCACGCCCGAGGGAGGGCGAATCGTGATCAGCGCGCGGCAGAACGCCAGCGGCGAATTGGAACTGGTCGTCTCCGACACCGGGGTGGGCATCGCCCCCGAGGACCAGACGCAGATCTTTGAAAAGTTCCGCCAGGGAGAGACGGTGGTCCCCAGCGGCGACCCATTGACGCGCGAGTACTCGGGCACGGGGCTGGGACTGTCGATCGTGCGCGAGCTATGCCGGCTGCTGGGTGGCGATGTGACGTTGCAGAGCGAGGTGGGGCGCGGCAGCACGTTCACGGTGCGGCTGCCATTTGTCCTGGCTCGCAGCCCGCGATTGCAACTGGCGACTCCGAAAGAAGAGCTGGTCCGGGCGTTCGAGTACGAGCGCACGCAGTTGGCGGAGACGTAA
- a CDS encoding HEAT repeat domain-containing protein, translating into MSRRTLLTLILAAIVGGVILRQCVETRGDRERVAQRLQKLSAEFENNPTNTAPLDEITDVIHGRWSFARTYACTELRRLGQRANVAVPDLISALDCGDRFVEREAARALQTVAIGDPRPVAALTRKLAVDSRDAAWFSAEALGNIGAPALVAIPALEAASQSPWECMSYSAREALEKLRRLEKQCVPETTEQ; encoded by the coding sequence ATGTCGCGGCGAACGCTGCTTACGCTGATCCTGGCGGCAATAGTCGGCGGGGTGATTCTCCGGCAATGTGTCGAAACTCGCGGAGACAGGGAGCGAGTTGCTCAGCGTCTGCAGAAGCTTAGTGCGGAGTTCGAGAACAACCCAACAAACACCGCTCCTCTGGATGAGATTACCGATGTCATTCATGGTCGGTGGTCGTTTGCCAGAACGTACGCCTGCACCGAGCTTCGTCGTTTGGGCCAGCGCGCGAATGTCGCCGTTCCCGATTTGATTTCTGCGCTGGATTGCGGCGATCGATTTGTCGAGCGCGAAGCTGCACGAGCGTTACAGACAGTCGCAATTGGTGATCCGCGCCCGGTGGCTGCGCTCACTCGAAAGCTTGCCGTCGACTCACGCGATGCCGCATGGTTTTCGGCAGAGGCGTTGGGCAACATTGGTGCGCCAGCGTTAGTGGCGATCCCTGCTTTGGAAGCAGCAAGTCAATCGCCATGGGAATGCATGTCGTACAGCGCCCGAGAAGCCCTAGAAAAACTGAGACGCTTGGAAAAACAATGTGTTCCCGAAACGACTGAACAATGA
- a CDS encoding glycosyltransferase family 2 protein, protein MPDLASISIVVPIYNEQENVRALHAAITAAVAPLGRPYEILLVDDGSTDGTSDLLRELATRDPAVRVVRFRRNFGQTAAMNAGLHLATGDAIVTLDADLQNDPRDIPMMLAKLDEGFDLVHGWRKDRQDKLLSRRLPSALANRLIARVTDFPVHDLGCTLKVMRREIAQELQLYGEMHRFIPILAHWRGARCAEVVTRHHPRRFGQSKYGISRTFRVVLDLITVKYMIQYLTSPMKLFGGIGLSSVALGLCSGLITIAMKLAGGVDMTGNPLLLLAAFCGLAGVQFIVLGMLGELGARTYFESQQKQPYAIREALGFDRPLTPPSPAPCAERPARAA, encoded by the coding sequence ATGCCAGATTTGGCTTCGATTTCGATTGTGGTGCCGATCTACAACGAGCAAGAAAATGTTCGCGCGCTGCATGCGGCGATCACGGCCGCTGTGGCGCCGCTCGGCCGTCCATACGAGATTCTGCTCGTCGACGACGGCTCGACCGACGGCACCAGCGACCTGCTCCGCGAGTTGGCCACGCGCGATCCGGCGGTGCGCGTGGTGCGCTTCCGCCGCAATTTCGGACAGACGGCCGCCATGAACGCCGGGCTGCACCTGGCCACGGGCGACGCGATTGTGACGCTCGACGCCGATTTGCAGAACGATCCGCGCGACATCCCAATGATGCTGGCCAAGCTCGACGAAGGTTTTGACCTGGTGCATGGCTGGCGCAAGGATCGCCAGGACAAGCTGTTGAGTCGGCGGTTGCCGTCAGCGCTGGCCAATCGGTTAATCGCCCGAGTGACCGATTTTCCCGTCCACGATCTGGGCTGCACGCTCAAGGTGATGCGTCGCGAAATCGCGCAAGAGCTACAGCTTTACGGCGAGATGCACCGCTTCATTCCGATCTTGGCGCACTGGCGCGGCGCTCGCTGCGCGGAGGTGGTCACCCGGCATCATCCGCGCCGCTTTGGCCAATCGAAATACGGCATCTCGCGCACCTTCCGCGTGGTGCTCGACCTGATCACGGTCAAGTACATGATTCAGTATCTCACCAGTCCGATGAAGCTGTTCGGCGGCATTGGGCTGTCGTCGGTCGCGCTGGGCCTGTGCTCCGGGCTAATCACCATCGCGATGAAACTGGCTGGCGGCGTCGACATGACCGGCAATCCGCTCCTATTGCTGGCCGCCTTCTGCGGCTTGGCGGGGGTGCAGTTCATTGTGCTCGGAATGCTGGGAGAACTGGGCGCCCGCACCTACTTTGAGTCGCAGCAAAAGCAGCCGTACGCGATTCGCGAAGCGCTCGGCTTCGACCGTCCGCTGACGCCCCCCTCCCCTGCCCCGTGCGCCGAGCGGCCTGCGCGAGCGGCGTAA
- a CDS encoding glycosyltransferase family 39 protein: MQRLVRDQLIVLGVAGVLAFVNLGSAGLFDEDEPKNAACGQEMFDRGDWIVPTFNHDLRTDKPILLYWLMLASYHLLGVNEFAARLPSALLAVGTSLVTYHLGRRLYGPLAGLLAGPIIATSLNFDVVARAATPDSTFVFFCTLSILIFVLSAFDQSRGDASLRDWRAFVPRNLCWFVAIYAAMGLAALAKGPAGIVLPSCVMGLFLLVVGSRDAQVAAGDSWAARARGWLAWCRDCFHWRRIAEIAWAMRPWTALAVLSLIVLPWYIAVGIATDGAWLAGFLGKHNVGRFVGAMEGHSGPPFYYLVAISIGFFPWSVFLLPCFARWKARLGESAANRPADLLIVCWLGFYLVFFTLARTKLPNYVLPAYPALALATGAMLRDWLIAPATRHWTQAALAFGTVAAVGIGMLIALPVVSYFLLPGEWLLAVAGVAPLVGGLVCLRWLKQQRWEHALAAFVIMAALNSAVLFGFVAARASRHQTSETLIALAQRQSAERPRIAAFDYFEPSLAFYARQQVGRFHTSEEVEKFFAAHPRDGYLITHEKVLPQVEPALPPSVTILARRRRFLRKGDVVLIGRPAEVATQPHDRLRRPQ, encoded by the coding sequence ATGCAGCGACTCGTGCGAGATCAATTGATCGTTCTGGGCGTCGCCGGCGTGCTAGCCTTTGTCAATCTGGGCAGCGCCGGACTCTTTGACGAGGACGAGCCCAAGAACGCCGCCTGCGGACAGGAAATGTTCGATCGCGGCGACTGGATCGTGCCCACGTTCAACCATGACCTGCGCACCGACAAGCCGATCTTGCTCTATTGGCTGATGCTGGCGTCGTACCATCTGTTGGGTGTGAACGAGTTCGCCGCACGGCTCCCCTCGGCCCTCTTGGCGGTCGGCACGTCGCTGGTCACCTATCACCTTGGACGGCGTCTTTACGGACCATTGGCCGGACTCCTGGCCGGGCCGATCATCGCCACCAGTCTCAACTTCGATGTTGTGGCTCGCGCGGCGACACCCGATTCGACGTTTGTCTTCTTCTGCACCTTGAGCATATTGATATTTGTGCTGAGCGCGTTTGATCAATCGCGCGGCGACGCCAGCTTACGCGATTGGCGGGCGTTTGTGCCGCGTAATCTCTGCTGGTTTGTCGCGATCTATGCCGCCATGGGGTTGGCCGCGCTGGCCAAAGGGCCGGCCGGCATCGTGCTGCCATCTTGCGTGATGGGCCTGTTTCTGCTGGTCGTCGGCTCGCGAGATGCGCAAGTCGCGGCAGGTGACTCATGGGCCGCTCGCGCGCGCGGTTGGCTGGCCTGGTGTCGCGATTGCTTTCATTGGCGGCGAATCGCCGAGATCGCCTGGGCAATGCGACCCTGGACGGCGCTGGCCGTGCTCTCACTGATCGTGTTGCCTTGGTACATCGCGGTTGGCATTGCGACTGATGGCGCCTGGCTGGCGGGCTTTCTCGGCAAACACAACGTCGGCCGCTTCGTGGGCGCCATGGAAGGTCACTCCGGGCCACCGTTCTATTATCTCGTCGCCATCTCGATTGGCTTCTTCCCGTGGTCGGTGTTCTTGTTGCCGTGCTTTGCACGCTGGAAGGCCCGCCTCGGTGAGTCCGCAGCCAATCGTCCGGCCGATCTGCTGATCGTCTGCTGGCTTGGCTTCTATCTGGTGTTCTTCACTCTCGCGCGCACCAAGCTGCCCAATTACGTGCTGCCCGCCTATCCCGCGCTGGCGCTGGCCACCGGCGCCATGCTGCGCGATTGGCTCATCGCGCCGGCGACTCGCCATTGGACACAGGCCGCGCTGGCATTTGGCACGGTGGCGGCAGTCGGAATCGGCATGCTGATCGCGCTCCCGGTCGTCAGCTATTTCTTGCTGCCGGGAGAGTGGCTGCTGGCCGTGGCCGGCGTGGCGCCCCTGGTAGGCGGATTGGTCTGTCTGCGCTGGCTCAAGCAGCAGCGCTGGGAACACGCTTTGGCCGCCTTTGTCATCATGGCCGCGCTGAATAGCGCGGTGCTGTTTGGCTTTGTTGCCGCGCGGGCGAGTCGTCACCAAACCAGCGAGACGCTCATCGCGCTTGCCCAGCGCCAATCGGCGGAAAGACCTCGCATTGCCGCGTTTGACTACTTTGAGCCCAGTCTGGCATTCTACGCCCGACAACAGGTCGGTCGCTTTCACACGAGTGAAGAAGTCGAAAAGTTCTTCGCCGCGCATCCGCGCGACGGGTATCTGATCACGCACGAAAAAGTCCTGCCGCAAGTCGAACCCGCCCTGCCGCCGAGCGTGACGATTCTTGCCCGCCGGCGCCGCTTCCTGCGCAAGGGAGATGTTGTGTTGATTGGTCGTCCGGCCGAGGTCGCCACGCAGCCACATGACCGCCTGCGGCGACCCCAATGA
- a CDS encoding phosphatase PAP2 family protein, which produces MLAAGAALPLDLATARWSLQERCPDFLRELFAASEAFGNGIGVAIILIAVCLLDAKGRARMPRLVCAVLSGALTADLVKLLIARTRPRDFVISGQQIADSFTSWLPFGDTQASGQSFPSAHTATGVALALALAWAYPRGRWLFVALGVMVGLQRIESGAHFASDVVMGVAVGWLGAQAILIPGACWGFFDRLEAGRSVATDGGQLPAQTANQARRAA; this is translated from the coding sequence ATGCTAGCAGCCGGAGCCGCGTTGCCGCTCGATCTGGCGACTGCGCGTTGGTCGCTGCAAGAGCGTTGTCCTGATTTTCTGCGCGAACTGTTCGCGGCCAGCGAGGCGTTCGGCAACGGGATCGGCGTGGCGATCATCTTGATCGCCGTGTGTCTGTTGGACGCCAAGGGGCGAGCGCGCATGCCCCGCCTGGTTTGCGCGGTGCTCAGCGGCGCATTGACCGCAGACCTGGTCAAGTTGCTGATTGCCCGCACGCGACCGCGCGACTTCGTCATCTCCGGACAACAGATCGCGGATAGCTTCACATCGTGGTTGCCGTTTGGCGACACGCAGGCCAGCGGGCAGAGCTTTCCCTCGGCGCATACCGCGACAGGCGTGGCGTTGGCCTTGGCGCTGGCCTGGGCCTATCCGCGCGGGCGGTGGCTGTTTGTGGCGTTAGGCGTGATGGTTGGTTTGCAGCGGATCGAATCGGGGGCGCATTTCGCCAGCGACGTGGTGATGGGCGTCGCGGTGGGGTGGCTAGGCGCCCAAGCCATTCTGATTCCTGGGGCTTGCTGGGGTTTCTTTGATCGGTTGGAAGCAGGTCGCTCGGTTGCGACCGATGGCGGACAACTGCCGGCCCAGACGGCCAATCAGGCGCGTCGGGCGGCTTAA